One genomic segment of Amycolatopsis sp. WQ 127309 includes these proteins:
- a CDS encoding ABC transporter ATP-binding protein has protein sequence MTPVLEIKGLDVDYGVGDEAVRAVRDVHLTLNRGEVLGLAGESGSGKSTLAYGLTRLLAPPGVIRGGEVIYHPENAEPYDVLKLTHKQLRDFRWAETSIVFQGAMNSLNPVHKVVTQLVDVIKAHEPDTTRAGRVARAKELLKLVGISADRLEAYPHQLSGGMRQRVMIAMALALEPRVVIMDEPTTALDVVMQRQILGQLVELRERLGFSVLFITHDLSLLVEFSDRIAIMYGGRIVEQAPASALYRDALHPYSYGLLNSFPALRGPRRELSGIPGSPPDTRGMPAGCAFHPRCPKAFEPCDSKIPVLGLPGGDASREVACFLHPVATP, from the coding sequence ATGACACCGGTCCTGGAGATCAAGGGCCTCGACGTCGACTACGGCGTCGGCGACGAGGCCGTGCGCGCGGTGCGCGACGTGCACCTGACGCTCAACCGCGGCGAAGTCCTCGGCCTGGCCGGGGAAAGCGGCAGCGGGAAGTCCACTTTGGCCTACGGGCTGACGCGGCTGCTCGCACCGCCGGGCGTGATCCGCGGCGGCGAGGTGATCTACCACCCCGAGAACGCCGAACCGTACGACGTCCTGAAGCTGACCCACAAGCAGCTGCGCGACTTCCGCTGGGCCGAGACGTCGATCGTGTTCCAGGGTGCGATGAACTCGCTGAACCCGGTGCACAAGGTCGTCACCCAGCTCGTCGACGTCATCAAGGCGCACGAGCCGGACACGACCCGCGCCGGGCGGGTGGCCCGGGCGAAGGAGCTGCTGAAGCTGGTCGGCATCTCGGCCGACCGGCTGGAGGCCTACCCGCACCAGCTCTCGGGCGGCATGCGCCAGCGCGTCATGATCGCGATGGCGCTGGCGCTCGAACCGCGCGTGGTCATCATGGACGAGCCGACCACCGCGCTCGACGTCGTGATGCAGCGCCAGATCCTCGGCCAGCTCGTGGAACTGCGTGAACGGCTGGGCTTCTCGGTCCTGTTCATCACGCACGACCTTTCGCTGCTGGTCGAGTTCTCCGACCGGATCGCGATCATGTACGGCGGCCGGATCGTCGAACAGGCCCCGGCGTCGGCGCTCTACCGGGACGCGCTGCACCCGTACAGCTACGGCCTGCTGAACTCGTTCCCCGCGCTGCGGGGTCCGCGACGCGAGCTCAGCGGGATCCCGGGTTCACCGCCGGACACGCGGGGCATGCCGGCCGGCTGCGCGTTCCACCCGCGGTGCCCCAAGGCCTTCGAGCCGTGCGACTCGAAGATCCCCGTGCTGGGCCTGCCCGGCGGCGACGCGTCGCGCGAAGTGGCGTGTTTCCTGCACCCCGTCGCAACCCCCTGA
- a CDS encoding ABC transporter permease: MAVPAADVKAAQALPVDAIAGRAKRRRFRFLTGGKTITGLSVIVFFLIIAVIGEWIAPFDPSARSNDLLEGPSGRHWFGTTHLGQDIFSQVLVGTRSVMLVGLTAGVVATILAVIVGVTSGYLGGTPGEGLSALSNVFLVIPALPLIIIIGSALPSGGDYLVAVVIGFTSWAWGARVLRAQTLSLRGREYVEAARATGESTWRIIFFEILPNLTAVIASSFVGTVIFGVMSEITLAFVGVSSFSNWNWGTILFWAQSQQALAQGAWWWFVPAGLAIAVLGTALSLLNFGIDEFVSPRLRGSGKAKVKDIHGRTQHMRVGFTPVLGREEQAS; the protein is encoded by the coding sequence ATGGCGGTACCAGCAGCGGACGTCAAGGCCGCCCAGGCCCTCCCGGTCGACGCCATCGCCGGACGCGCCAAGCGGCGCCGGTTCCGGTTCCTCACCGGCGGCAAGACGATCACCGGGCTCAGCGTCATCGTGTTCTTCCTGATCATCGCGGTGATCGGTGAGTGGATCGCGCCGTTCGACCCGTCGGCCCGCAGCAACGACCTGCTCGAAGGGCCGTCGGGGCGGCACTGGTTCGGCACCACGCACCTCGGCCAGGACATCTTCAGCCAGGTCCTGGTCGGCACCCGCAGCGTCATGCTCGTCGGGCTGACCGCCGGCGTCGTGGCGACGATCCTCGCGGTCATCGTCGGCGTCACGTCCGGTTACCTCGGCGGGACACCGGGCGAAGGACTCTCCGCACTGTCCAATGTGTTCCTCGTGATCCCGGCGCTGCCGCTGATCATCATCATCGGCAGCGCGCTGCCGAGCGGTGGTGACTACCTGGTGGCGGTGGTCATCGGGTTCACGTCGTGGGCGTGGGGGGCGCGAGTCCTTCGTGCGCAGACCCTTTCGCTGAGAGGCCGGGAGTACGTCGAAGCGGCGCGCGCCACCGGCGAGTCGACGTGGCGGATCATCTTCTTCGAGATCCTGCCGAACCTGACGGCGGTGATCGCGTCCAGCTTCGTCGGCACGGTGATCTTCGGCGTGATGTCGGAGATCACGCTGGCGTTCGTCGGCGTCTCGAGCTTTTCGAACTGGAACTGGGGCACGATCCTGTTCTGGGCGCAGAGCCAGCAGGCGCTGGCCCAGGGCGCCTGGTGGTGGTTCGTGCCGGCCGGGTTGGCGATCGCCGTCCTCGGCACCGCGCTGTCCCTGCTGAACTTCGGCATCGACGAGTTCGTCAGCCCGCGGCTGCGCGGCAGCGGCAAAGCGAAGGTGAAGGACATCCACGGACGCACGCAGCACATGCGAGTGGGCTTCACGCCCGTGCTCGGGCGGGAGGAACAGGCATCATGA
- a CDS encoding ABC transporter permease yields the protein MRYLLQRLAFYLFTAWAAVTINFFIPRLIPGDPVQSLITKNQGTLSADAIQSLYVLFGLDKNESMVTQYFHYWAQLFRGDLGLSFTFFPTPVTEVLGDSLPWTIILVGITTIIGFLIGTGLGVVAGWKRGSWVDGLLPVTTFLSSVPYFWLGLIALTLLAGPGSFFPSSGGYDPGLIPGWDPDFIGSAIQHSLLPAITILISSMGSWILGMRNMMVTVASEDYVTVAHAKGLSERRVAVGYAARNALLPSVSGFALALGFIVGGTLLVEIVFSYPGVGFELFQAVGSQDYPLMQGIFLIITLSVLVANLLADVAYLALDPRTRKAG from the coding sequence ATGAGGTACCTGCTGCAACGGCTGGCCTTCTACCTCTTCACGGCGTGGGCCGCCGTCACCATCAACTTCTTCATCCCGCGGCTGATCCCGGGTGACCCGGTGCAGTCGCTGATCACGAAGAACCAGGGCACGCTCAGCGCCGACGCGATCCAGTCCCTGTACGTCCTCTTCGGGCTGGACAAGAACGAAAGCATGGTGACCCAGTACTTCCACTACTGGGCCCAGCTCTTCCGCGGTGACCTCGGGCTGTCGTTCACGTTCTTCCCGACGCCGGTCACCGAGGTGCTCGGCGACAGTCTGCCGTGGACGATCATCCTCGTCGGCATCACCACGATCATCGGCTTTCTGATCGGCACCGGCCTCGGCGTGGTCGCCGGCTGGAAGCGCGGTTCGTGGGTCGACGGCCTGCTCCCGGTGACGACGTTCCTCTCGTCGGTGCCGTACTTCTGGCTCGGCCTGATCGCCCTGACGCTGCTGGCCGGGCCGGGGAGCTTCTTCCCGTCGTCCGGCGGGTACGACCCCGGCCTGATCCCCGGCTGGGACCCCGACTTCATCGGCAGCGCGATCCAGCACAGCCTGCTGCCCGCGATCACCATCCTGATCAGCTCGATGGGCAGCTGGATCCTGGGCATGCGCAACATGATGGTGACCGTCGCGTCGGAGGACTACGTCACCGTCGCGCACGCCAAGGGCCTGTCCGAACGCCGGGTCGCGGTCGGTTACGCGGCGCGCAACGCGCTGCTGCCGAGCGTCTCCGGGTTCGCGCTGGCGCTCGGGTTCATCGTCGGCGGCACGCTGCTCGTGGAGATCGTCTTCTCCTACCCCGGGGTCGGCTTCGAGCTGTTCCAGGCGGTCGGCTCGCAGGACTACCCGCTGATGCAGGGCATCTTCCTGATCATCACGCTGTCGGTGCTGGTGGCGAACCTCCTCGCGGACGTCGCCTACCTCGCGCTCGACCCGCGGACCCGGAAGGCGGGCTGA
- a CDS encoding ABC transporter ATP-binding protein produces the protein MVLEAEGLTKHFPVRRKGRAGLTGPRRAVQAVDDVSLTLRRGRVTALVGESGSGKSSVARLLAGLYPRTGGDIRLHGETVNVRHGKAFRAYCRRVQMIFQDPFASLNPVHTVRYHLTRALKIHGRAGDDLEQALHDLLLRVQMTPPERYIDKFPHELSGGQRQRVAIARALGADPEALLADEPVSMLDVSIRLGVLNLLRDLKERLHLAILYITHDIASARYFADETMVMYAGRMVEGGDSETITQRPAHPYTRLLIESAPDPDRLQVAAGDSDLAPGEVPVERGAGEPPSLIDPPSGCRFHPRCPVAMERCKTDLPPRFEVDDAPGHWAACWLYDGAAR, from the coding sequence GTGGTCCTCGAGGCGGAGGGCCTGACCAAGCACTTCCCGGTGCGGCGCAAGGGACGCGCCGGGCTCACCGGCCCGCGCCGCGCCGTCCAGGCCGTCGACGACGTCTCCCTGACGTTGCGGCGGGGGCGGGTCACCGCTCTGGTCGGCGAGTCCGGCTCGGGCAAGTCGAGCGTCGCGCGGCTGCTCGCGGGGCTCTACCCGCGCACCGGCGGCGACATCCGGCTGCACGGCGAGACCGTGAACGTGCGGCACGGCAAGGCGTTCCGGGCCTACTGCCGCCGGGTGCAGATGATCTTCCAGGACCCGTTCGCGTCGCTGAACCCGGTGCACACCGTCCGGTACCACCTGACGCGGGCGCTGAAGATCCACGGCCGGGCCGGCGACGACCTGGAGCAGGCGCTGCACGACCTGCTCCTGCGCGTGCAGATGACGCCGCCCGAGCGCTACATCGACAAGTTCCCGCACGAGCTGTCCGGCGGGCAGCGCCAGCGCGTCGCGATCGCGCGGGCCCTGGGCGCCGACCCGGAGGCCCTGCTGGCCGACGAGCCGGTGTCCATGCTGGACGTCTCCATCCGGCTCGGTGTGCTGAACCTGTTGCGGGACCTCAAGGAACGCCTGCACCTCGCGATCCTCTACATCACGCACGACATCGCGTCGGCGCGCTACTTCGCCGACGAGACGATGGTGATGTACGCCGGCCGGATGGTCGAAGGCGGCGACAGCGAGACGATCACGCAGCGCCCGGCGCACCCTTACACGCGCCTGCTCATCGAATCCGCGCCCGACCCCGACCGGCTCCAGGTCGCCGCCGGGGACAGCGACCTCGCACCCGGTGAGGTGCCCGTCGAACGCGGGGCCGGCGAGCCGCCGAGCCTGATCGACCCGCCGTCCGGCTGCCGGTTCCACCCGCGCTGCCCGGTCGCGATGGAACGCTGCAAGACCGACCTGCCGCCGCGGTTCGAGGTCGACGACGCGCCCGGCCACTGGGCCGCGTGCTGGCTGTACGACGGGGCCGCCCGATGA
- a CDS encoding ABC transporter substrate-binding protein yields the protein MALGGLTACGGGSSSAGQGNPNAVLNVGMPNGPQSENNNPFLETSAAANLGYRWTIYEPLVMLNRVKPQEPGKPWLATKWDWSDNYKKLVLTVRDNVKFSDGQPMTGDDVAYTFGLLKDNKALNIDAVPYKDITAAGNQVTLGFDSSQFVNQVKILQTIVVPKHIWQGIKDPALDTIKNPVGTGPYTLKSFTPQTVIVSQREGYWQEAPKVKEIRYTSYTDNNAQVSALASGAAEWSFVFIPNYKAVYTNKDPEHYKLWFPAQLAVHGLWFNTEKAPWNSAPLRQAISKVINRDDIFNQGEAGYFYPKNDQVTGIPTPAGDPFIAPQYQGQTVKVDVAAAKAQLTGAGFTFNGDKLQDPSGKPVTLKLTVPSGWSDYITDLEIIKDNLSQIGITATVDKMNQDAWTKSVDTGDFEGLMHWTNDGATPYDMYRDVMDGNRYKPTGQGNINGNYGRFKNDEATKALETYANAEDDASRTAAMATLQKIMIDQQPMIPTSAANSGGEYSTKNWTGWPEEANPYAPAQPTLRNALDIILHLKPAA from the coding sequence ATGGCCCTGGGGGGCCTGACCGCGTGCGGGGGAGGTAGCTCGAGCGCAGGTCAGGGCAACCCCAACGCCGTGCTCAACGTGGGGATGCCGAACGGCCCGCAGTCGGAGAACAACAACCCGTTCCTCGAGACGTCGGCCGCGGCCAACCTCGGGTACCGGTGGACGATCTACGAACCCCTGGTGATGCTCAACCGCGTCAAGCCGCAGGAACCCGGCAAGCCGTGGCTGGCCACCAAGTGGGACTGGTCGGACAACTACAAGAAGCTGGTCCTGACCGTCCGGGACAACGTGAAGTTCTCCGACGGCCAGCCGATGACCGGCGACGACGTGGCGTACACGTTCGGCCTGCTGAAGGACAACAAGGCGCTGAACATCGACGCCGTCCCGTACAAGGACATCACCGCGGCCGGCAACCAGGTCACGCTGGGCTTCGACAGCTCCCAGTTCGTCAACCAGGTCAAGATCCTGCAGACGATCGTGGTGCCGAAGCACATCTGGCAGGGCATCAAGGACCCGGCGCTCGACACGATCAAGAACCCGGTCGGCACCGGCCCGTACACGCTCAAGTCGTTCACCCCGCAGACGGTGATCGTCAGCCAGCGCGAGGGCTACTGGCAGGAAGCGCCGAAGGTCAAGGAGATCCGCTACACGTCCTACACGGACAACAACGCGCAGGTCTCGGCGCTGGCCAGCGGTGCGGCCGAGTGGAGCTTCGTCTTCATCCCGAACTACAAGGCCGTCTACACGAACAAGGACCCCGAGCACTACAAGCTCTGGTTCCCCGCGCAGCTGGCCGTCCACGGCCTGTGGTTCAACACCGAGAAGGCCCCCTGGAACAGCGCGCCGCTGCGCCAGGCGATCAGCAAGGTGATCAACCGCGACGACATCTTCAACCAGGGTGAGGCGGGTTACTTCTACCCGAAGAACGACCAGGTCACCGGCATCCCGACGCCGGCGGGCGACCCGTTCATCGCGCCGCAGTACCAGGGCCAGACCGTCAAGGTCGACGTCGCGGCGGCCAAGGCGCAGCTCACCGGCGCCGGCTTCACGTTCAACGGCGACAAGCTGCAGGACCCGTCCGGCAAGCCGGTCACCCTCAAGCTCACGGTCCCGTCGGGCTGGTCGGACTACATCACCGACCTGGAGATCATCAAGGACAACCTGTCGCAGATCGGCATCACCGCGACGGTCGACAAGATGAACCAGGACGCGTGGACGAAGTCGGTCGACACCGGTGACTTCGAGGGCCTGATGCACTGGACCAACGACGGTGCGACGCCGTACGACATGTACCGCGACGTCATGGACGGCAACCGCTACAAGCCGACCGGCCAGGGCAACATCAACGGCAACTACGGCCGCTTCAAGAACGACGAGGCGACCAAGGCGCTCGAGACCTACGCCAACGCCGAGGACGACGCCTCCCGCACCGCCGCCATGGCGACGCTGCAGAAGATCATGATCGACCAGCAGCCGATGATCCCGACCTCGGCCGCGAACTCGGGTGGCGAATACAGCACGAAGAACTGGACGGGCTGGCCCGAGGAGGCGAACCCGTACGCCCCCGCGCAGCCCACCCTGCGCAACGCGCTGGACATCATCCTGCACCTGAAGCCCGCGGCCTGA
- a CDS encoding ROK family transcriptional regulator produces MTQVVRQTTRDLRRHNRAALLSTLYLHGPVSRLELVAESGLSAATVTNVVAELIADGVVAEAGSVESDGGRPRTLLAVRPDFGHVVGVDVGETHVEVGLFDCALGTLGTVRHPLVGTRLDPGEVAALVRAGIAEVLEGGDAAAVFGVGIGVPGAVRDGGIVHAPTLGWRGVAFADLIRPHVVAPLHLDNRARTLGQAESWLGAGRGAGRAIVALLGVGVGAAVATAGPSHPGITTSEWGHTVVKAGGAACRCGSHGCLEAYVGTEAVVRHYADRVGKDPVIGDESDAELAHIVAEAQVAGPAAEVLAETGEYLGIGIANLINLLSPDRVVLSGSAGAIMGPAILPAVRDAVGRHALGYLAGRTEVVLGRLGPEAVALGAATLPVAQLLAAGGRTG; encoded by the coding sequence GTGACCCAGGTGGTGCGGCAGACGACCAGAGACCTCCGGCGGCACAACCGTGCGGCGCTCCTCTCCACCCTCTACCTCCACGGCCCCGTCAGCAGACTGGAACTGGTAGCTGAATCGGGACTTTCGGCCGCCACCGTTACGAACGTCGTGGCCGAGCTGATCGCGGACGGCGTCGTCGCCGAAGCCGGATCGGTCGAATCGGACGGCGGACGGCCGCGGACGCTGCTGGCCGTGCGGCCGGATTTCGGCCACGTCGTCGGCGTCGACGTCGGCGAGACGCACGTCGAGGTCGGCCTGTTCGACTGCGCGCTCGGGACGCTGGGCACCGTGCGCCACCCCCTCGTCGGCACCCGGCTCGACCCGGGTGAGGTCGCCGCGCTGGTGCGCGCCGGCATCGCCGAGGTGCTCGAGGGCGGGGACGCCGCCGCGGTGTTCGGCGTCGGCATCGGCGTGCCCGGGGCGGTCCGCGACGGCGGGATCGTCCACGCGCCCACCCTGGGCTGGCGCGGCGTGGCCTTCGCCGACCTCATCCGCCCGCACGTCGTCGCGCCGCTGCACTTGGACAACCGCGCCCGCACCCTGGGCCAGGCCGAGAGCTGGCTGGGGGCCGGCCGCGGCGCCGGCCGCGCCATCGTCGCCCTGCTCGGCGTGGGGGTCGGGGCCGCGGTCGCCACGGCCGGGCCGTCGCACCCGGGCATCACGACCAGCGAGTGGGGGCACACGGTCGTCAAGGCGGGCGGCGCGGCCTGCCGTTGCGGATCGCACGGCTGCCTGGAGGCCTACGTCGGTACCGAGGCGGTCGTCCGGCACTACGCCGATCGGGTGGGGAAAGATCCCGTCATCGGGGACGAAAGCGACGCCGAACTGGCCCACATCGTGGCGGAAGCGCAGGTCGCCGGGCCGGCCGCGGAGGTGCTGGCCGAGACCGGCGAGTACCTCGGGATCGGCATCGCGAACCTCATCAACCTGCTCAGTCCCGACCGGGTGGTGCTTTCCGGCTCCGCAGGGGCGATCATGGGTCCGGCGATCCTGCCCGCCGTGCGTGACGCGGTCGGCCGGCACGCGCTCGGCTACCTCGCCGGGCGCACCGAAGTCGTCCTCGGCCGGCTCGGGCCGGAGGCCGTCGCGCTCGGCGCGGCCACCCTGCCGGTCGCGCAGCTGCTCGCCGCGGGCGGCCGGACCGGCTGA
- a CDS encoding ROK family transcriptional regulator yields the protein MASKRTTVRDLRRHNRSLLLSKLYFDGPLSRHELSQLTGLSAATVSNVTAELGEERLITEAGQVESDGGRPRVLLRVDPAYGHVVGVDIGETGVKIELFDLAMNRLATVDHPLPAAPDPATAVEQVTSGLREVFASAGIGDSAVLGVGIGVPGTVEQGERVLVHAPTVGWDAVPLTDLLRDAGVTLPLFVDNGAKTQGQAEMWFGAGRGAKHAVIALIGSGVGAAVVADGSTYRGSTSSAGEWGHTTIAYGGAQCRCGAHGCLEAYIGAEGVLTRYRRARGKDIPGADEQAQFSALLEAAPKSKTAARVLDDTAGYLGAGIANLINLFNPERIVIGGWAGLALGEQLLPRIREAAGEHALRHPFSQTSIQLGSLGLDAVATGAATLPVADLLEQGATSRLAKPGASNSDAA from the coding sequence ATGGCGAGCAAGCGCACCACCGTCCGCGATCTGCGGCGGCACAACCGTTCCCTGCTGCTGTCGAAACTCTACTTCGACGGCCCGCTGTCGCGGCACGAGCTCAGCCAGCTGACCGGACTGAGTGCCGCCACGGTCAGCAACGTCACCGCCGAACTGGGCGAGGAACGGCTCATCACCGAAGCGGGCCAGGTGGAATCGGACGGCGGCCGGCCGCGCGTGCTGCTGCGCGTCGACCCGGCGTACGGCCACGTCGTCGGCGTCGACATCGGCGAGACCGGCGTCAAGATCGAGTTGTTCGACCTGGCGATGAACCGCCTCGCGACGGTCGACCACCCGCTCCCGGCGGCGCCGGACCCGGCGACCGCGGTCGAGCAGGTGACGTCCGGGCTGCGCGAGGTGTTCGCCAGCGCGGGCATCGGGGACTCCGCCGTGCTCGGCGTCGGCATCGGCGTCCCGGGCACGGTCGAGCAGGGCGAGCGGGTGCTGGTGCACGCGCCGACGGTCGGCTGGGACGCCGTCCCGCTCACGGACCTGCTGCGCGACGCCGGGGTGACGCTGCCGCTGTTCGTCGACAACGGCGCGAAGACCCAGGGCCAGGCGGAGATGTGGTTCGGCGCGGGCCGCGGCGCGAAGCACGCGGTGATAGCGCTGATCGGCTCGGGAGTGGGCGCGGCGGTGGTGGCGGACGGCTCGACGTACCGCGGCTCGACGAGCAGCGCGGGCGAGTGGGGCCACACGACGATCGCGTACGGCGGCGCACAGTGCCGCTGCGGCGCACACGGCTGCCTGGAGGCGTACATCGGCGCGGAGGGCGTGCTGACGCGGTACCGGAGGGCGCGCGGCAAGGACATCCCGGGAGCGGACGAGCAGGCGCAGTTCTCGGCCCTGCTGGAGGCGGCCCCGAAGTCGAAAACGGCGGCGAGAGTCCTGGACGACACGGCGGGCTACCTGGGCGCGGGCATCGCGAACTTGATCAACTTGTTCAACCCGGAACGCATAGTGATCGGCGGCTGGGCGGGCTTGGCCCTGGGCGAGCAGCTCTTGCCCAGGATCCGCGAGGCCGCGGGCGAGCACGCACTACGGCACCCGTTCAGCCAGACGTCGATCCAGCTGGGGTCCCTGGGCCTGGACGCAGTGGCGACGGGCGCGGCGACGCTGCCGGTGGCGGACCTGCTGGAGCAGGGAGCGACGTCTCGGCTGGCCAAGCCAGGAGCATCAAACTCCGACGCGGCCTGA
- a CDS encoding glycoside hydrolase family 16 protein produces the protein MSTSKFRKLRRAAALLAVGSLLVLGQQALTAPAAEAAATFTDDFNGPAGSAVDGSKWQLETGDNVNNHERQYYTSGTNNAQLDGQGHLVITAKKENPGNYNCWYGRCEYTSARMNTSGKFSQAYGHFETRMKLPRGQGMWPAFWMLGGGNWPTDGEIDVMENVGFEPNTVHGTIHGPGYSGAGGIGAAYNGPNFSDDFHTYAVDWAPNQIKWYVDGNLYQTRTPSDLNGNRWVYDHNFFIILNLAVGGYWPGDPNSSTTFPQQLVVDYVHVTNDTGGGTTPPSGRTGRITGIGGKCVDVAGASTANLTPIQITDCNGNAAQNWTIGTDGTIRALGKCMDVNAAGTADGTAVQLYDCNGTAAQKWAISGAKDIVNPQANKCLDATGNSSANGTRLQIWTCGGGANQKWTTP, from the coding sequence ATGTCCACCTCGAAATTCCGCAAGTTGCGAAGAGCAGCGGCGCTACTGGCCGTCGGCTCGCTGCTCGTCCTCGGGCAGCAAGCACTGACCGCACCCGCCGCCGAAGCCGCGGCCACCTTCACCGACGACTTCAACGGCCCCGCCGGGTCCGCCGTCGACGGCTCCAAGTGGCAGCTCGAAACCGGCGACAACGTCAACAACCACGAACGCCAGTACTACACCTCCGGCACGAACAACGCCCAGCTCGACGGCCAGGGCCACCTCGTGATCACGGCCAAGAAGGAAAACCCCGGCAACTACAACTGCTGGTACGGCCGCTGCGAGTACACCTCCGCGCGGATGAACACCTCCGGCAAATTCAGCCAGGCTTACGGCCACTTCGAGACGCGCATGAAGCTGCCGCGCGGGCAGGGCATGTGGCCGGCGTTCTGGATGCTCGGCGGCGGCAACTGGCCGACCGACGGCGAGATCGACGTCATGGAGAACGTCGGCTTCGAGCCGAACACCGTGCACGGCACCATCCACGGCCCCGGTTACTCCGGCGCCGGCGGCATCGGCGCGGCCTACAACGGCCCCAACTTCTCCGACGACTTCCACACCTACGCCGTCGACTGGGCGCCCAACCAGATCAAGTGGTACGTCGACGGCAACCTCTACCAGACGCGCACGCCGTCCGACCTGAACGGCAACCGCTGGGTCTACGACCACAACTTCTTCATCATCCTCAACCTCGCCGTCGGCGGGTACTGGCCCGGTGACCCCAACAGCAGCACGACGTTCCCGCAGCAGCTGGTCGTCGACTACGTCCACGTCACCAACGACACCGGCGGCGGCACCACCCCGCCGTCCGGGCGCACCGGGCGGATCACCGGCATCGGCGGCAAGTGCGTCGACGTCGCGGGCGCCAGCACCGCCAACCTCACGCCGATCCAGATCACCGACTGCAACGGCAACGCCGCGCAGAACTGGACCATCGGCACCGACGGCACGATCCGCGCCCTCGGCAAGTGCATGGACGTCAACGCGGCCGGCACCGCCGACGGGACAGCGGTCCAGCTCTACGACTGCAACGGCACCGCCGCCCAGAAGTGGGCGATCAGCGGGGCCAAGGACATCGTGAACCCCCAAGCGAACAAGTGCCTCGACGCCACCGGCAATTCGAGTGCGAACGGCACCCGCTTGCAGATCTGGACCTGCGGCGGTGGCGCGAACCAGAAGTGGACCACGCCCTGA